The following proteins are co-located in the Desmospora profundinema genome:
- the tatC gene encoding twin-arginine translocase subunit TatC → MTDQDKRWTEHLSEMRTRILWVFAFFVVFLIVGFVSAKPIIDWMKADILSGTMGRNLELHIFSPGETISIFMQFAFVVSLVLTSPVALYQAWRFVRPGLTDQERRVTLGYIPVSVLLLVAGLLFGYFLIFPFIIGFLTTLTASLGATETYGMYEFFRFLFRIVIPIGLLFELPVIILFLTRLRILNPEILKKGRKFAYLAMVVLAAMITPPDFISNILVAIPLIALYEVSILFSMRIYRKMKAEEEAVEQSWRERGAVIRPDDDWGEEPRD, encoded by the coding sequence ATGACGGATCAAGATAAGCGTTGGACGGAACATCTGTCTGAAATGCGAACGCGAATCCTGTGGGTATTCGCGTTTTTCGTCGTGTTTTTGATCGTCGGGTTTGTAAGTGCCAAACCGATCATCGATTGGATGAAAGCGGACATTTTGAGCGGCACCATGGGACGCAATCTGGAACTTCACATTTTTTCCCCGGGAGAAACCATCAGCATCTTTATGCAGTTTGCGTTTGTGGTAAGTTTGGTACTGACTTCTCCTGTCGCTCTGTATCAAGCGTGGCGGTTTGTTCGGCCGGGGCTTACCGATCAGGAGAGGCGGGTGACGCTGGGTTACATTCCGGTCTCCGTCTTGTTGCTCGTAGCGGGGTTGCTGTTCGGTTATTTTCTGATATTCCCTTTTATCATCGGTTTTCTGACGACCTTGACCGCTTCCCTAGGGGCGACGGAGACGTATGGAATGTACGAGTTTTTCCGATTTCTCTTCCGGATCGTCATCCCGATCGGTTTGTTGTTTGAACTTCCTGTGATTATTCTCTTTTTGACACGGCTGAGGATCCTCAACCCGGAGATCTTGAAAAAAGGGCGGAAGTTTGCCTATTTGGCGATGGTGGTGCTGGCTGCCATGATTACGCCGCCCGATTTTATTTCCAACATCCTGGTGGCGATTCCGTTGATCGCTCTTTATGAGGTGAGCATCCTTTTTTCCATGCGCATTTACCGTAAGATGAAAGCGGAAGAGGAAGCGGTTGAACAGTCGTGGCGAGAACGGGGGGCGGTGATCCGCCCGGATGACGATTGGGGTGAGGAGCCTCGGGATTAA